From Calothrix sp. PCC 6303, a single genomic window includes:
- a CDS encoding LysR family transcriptional regulator, whose protein sequence is MRVEQLQAFLAIAEAGSFQGAARQCGVTQSTVSRQIQALEIHLGLELFHRTNQAKLTLAGERLLPRARKICQEWQSATQEISDLVAGRQPELCIAAIHSLCSYYLPPVLQKFCHNYPEVQLRVTSLGSDRALKVLKDGLVDLAIVMNNRFLTTSREMVVELLYEEPIEILTAATHPLAQYEYVPWSELIRYPQVVFKDGYGMQRLVQDRFDRLEATLQAVLEVNTLDAFRGIVRQGELIALLPHSALVEARNDPTLAVRSLATNLNVADGAALNRRVVMVTTNDRLQIPPIRDFWELVKENIPPKSDSILLSAS, encoded by the coding sequence ATGCGCGTAGAGCAGTTACAAGCTTTTCTAGCGATTGCAGAAGCAGGTAGTTTTCAAGGAGCAGCGCGACAATGCGGTGTCACTCAATCTACCGTAAGTCGTCAAATTCAGGCACTAGAAATCCACTTAGGATTGGAATTATTTCATCGTACTAACCAGGCAAAACTGACACTAGCAGGTGAGCGTTTGCTACCAAGAGCGCGGAAAATTTGTCAGGAATGGCAAAGTGCGACGCAAGAAATTTCTGACTTAGTAGCTGGAAGGCAGCCGGAACTATGTATCGCAGCAATTCATTCTCTCTGCTCTTATTACCTGCCACCAGTATTACAAAAATTTTGCCATAACTATCCCGAAGTCCAATTACGGGTAACATCATTAGGAAGCGATCGCGCTCTCAAAGTCCTTAAGGATGGACTGGTAGATTTAGCGATTGTCATGAATAATCGCTTTCTTACCACCAGCCGTGAAATGGTAGTGGAATTGTTATATGAAGAACCCATCGAAATTTTAACCGCAGCTACGCATCCCCTGGCACAATATGAATATGTTCCTTGGTCAGAATTGATTCGTTACCCACAAGTAGTATTTAAAGATGGCTATGGGATGCAACGCCTAGTACAGGATCGATTTGATCGTCTTGAAGCTACACTCCAAGCAGTATTGGAGGTAAACACCCTAGATGCCTTTCGGGGAATAGTACGTCAAGGTGAGCTAATTGCATTATTACCCCACTCAGCCCTAGTTGAAGCCCGAAATGATCCAACTTTAGCTGTACGTTCTTTGGCAACTAACTTGAATGTAGCAGATGGTGCAGCCTTAAATCGTCGTGTTGTCATGGTGACAACAAATGATCGTCTGCAAATCCCCCCAATCCGAGATTTTTGGGAATTAGTAAAGGAGAACATTCCACCTAAGAGTGATTCAATTTTACTTTCAGCAAGTTAA
- a CDS encoding HEAT repeat domain-containing protein yields MSITASIAAIYIQEMRMSIEIDKKITQKSLESALLQLENGDFQQRWETTKVLIKLGNIAIPSLIEILNDEDAEDELRWYAAKILGDLKDAEAIPPLMELLQTTDNEELQVMAASALGQIGVEAIAALSLLLADDTTRLMAVRSLAYIRHPEIITPLLSVVDDAQVDIRVTTIEALSSFHDPRVVSVLLRAIDDQNDAVRLQAILALGFRPDLREQLDLVSKFKAKLYDSNSEVAHVAVLSLSRMGGDTASQYLYEFIASPQTPIKLQLEAIRALSWLGTISALEYLQNLLNKVQSLTLWQQIVVVIGRIQQPNLTAKASEILMDMLRLSHPAIEAGSIRSAIAFALGQLGSIQAIEPLQQLITDHDDLVRIHAIASLKNLSAQ; encoded by the coding sequence ATGAGTATCACCGCATCAATCGCCGCGATTTATATCCAGGAAATGAGAATGAGTATAGAAATAGACAAAAAAATCACCCAGAAATCACTGGAATCAGCGCTGTTACAACTGGAAAATGGAGATTTTCAGCAACGTTGGGAAACCACTAAAGTATTGATTAAACTCGGTAATATTGCCATTCCTTCACTGATTGAGATCCTGAATGACGAAGATGCAGAAGATGAATTGCGATGGTACGCGGCGAAAATTTTGGGTGATTTGAAAGATGCTGAAGCTATTCCCCCATTAATGGAATTACTACAAACCACTGATAACGAAGAATTGCAAGTAATGGCTGCTTCGGCACTGGGGCAAATTGGTGTTGAGGCAATTGCAGCACTTTCTTTGCTACTTGCTGATGATACAACACGTCTAATGGCAGTGCGATCGCTTGCTTATATTCGTCACCCAGAAATCATTACACCTTTATTGAGTGTGGTGGATGATGCTCAAGTAGATATCCGTGTAACTACCATTGAGGCTTTAAGTAGCTTTCATGATCCGCGTGTTGTTTCGGTACTGCTTCGCGCAATTGATGATCAAAATGATGCTGTACGTCTCCAAGCTATATTAGCTTTGGGTTTCCGTCCAGATTTACGGGAACAGCTTGATTTGGTATCAAAATTCAAAGCAAAACTTTATGACTCCAATTCTGAAGTTGCTCATGTAGCAGTGTTATCCTTGTCGCGGATGGGAGGTGACACTGCATCTCAATATCTATATGAATTCATCGCATCCCCACAAACACCAATCAAGTTACAGTTAGAGGCAATTCGCGCGCTAAGTTGGTTGGGAACAATCTCCGCTTTAGAATATCTCCAAAACTTACTCAACAAAGTCCAATCCTTGACGCTATGGCAGCAAATTGTTGTGGTTATTGGCAGGATTCAACAGCCAAACCTGACTGCTAAAGCCTCAGAAATCTTGATGGACATGTTGCGGTTATCTCATCCAGCCATTGAAGCGGGTAGTATCCGCAGTGCGATCGCATTTGCCCTAGGACAGCTTGGTTCTATCCAAGCAATTGAACCCCTACAACAACTAATAACAGATCATGATGACCTTGTACGAATTCATGCGATCGCTTCTTTAAAAAATTTGTCAGCGCAATAG
- a CDS encoding ferredoxin--nitrite reductase, giving the protein MTNAATTTATSLNKFERFKAEKDGLAVKAEIEQFAALGWEAMDETDRDHRLKWLGVFFRPVTPGKFMMRMRIPNGILNSHQMRVLAEVVQRYGDDGYADLTTRQNIQLRGIRIEDLPEIFRHFQQVGLTTIQSGMDNVRNITGDAVAGLDAAELFDTRELVQQIQDMITNNGEGNSEFSNLPRKFNIAITGGRDNSVHAEINDLAFIPAFKEDSSQTFGFNILVGGFFSAKRCDAAIPLDVWVAPEEVVAVCRAILEVFRDHGLRANRQKARLMWLIDEMGIEVFRQQVETKIGKSLLPAAAKDEIDWEKRDHLGIFPQKQPGFNYVGLQIPVGRLNADSMFELARLAEVYGSGELRFTVEQNVIIPNISNDNLAILTTEPLLNKFKIVPEPLMRSLVSCTGAQFCNFALIETKNRALELIKALEAELDFTNPVRIHWTGCPNSCGQPQVADIGLMGTKVRKNGKAVEGVDIYMGGKVGKEARLGTCVTKGIACEDLQPVLHNLLIEHFGATPKS; this is encoded by the coding sequence ATGACAAACGCAGCGACTACTACCGCCACAAGTTTAAATAAATTTGAGCGGTTTAAGGCGGAAAAAGATGGACTTGCTGTCAAAGCAGAAATCGAACAATTTGCAGCTTTGGGTTGGGAGGCGATGGATGAAACAGATAGAGATCATCGCCTCAAGTGGCTGGGTGTCTTTTTTCGCCCAGTAACTCCTGGTAAATTCATGATGAGGATGCGGATACCTAACGGAATTCTGAATAGTCATCAAATGCGTGTCTTAGCAGAAGTAGTACAGCGTTATGGAGATGATGGTTACGCGGATCTTACTACCCGACAGAATATTCAATTGCGGGGAATTAGGATTGAAGATTTACCAGAGATTTTTCGTCACTTTCAACAAGTTGGTTTAACCACAATCCAGTCAGGAATGGATAATGTCCGCAATATTACTGGTGATGCGGTGGCGGGTTTAGATGCTGCGGAGTTGTTTGATACCCGCGAATTGGTACAGCAAATCCAAGACATGATCACCAACAATGGAGAAGGAAACAGCGAATTTAGTAATTTGCCACGTAAATTTAATATTGCCATTACTGGTGGACGTGATAATTCAGTTCATGCAGAAATCAACGATTTAGCTTTTATTCCCGCCTTTAAAGAAGATTCTTCCCAAACTTTTGGATTTAACATTTTGGTTGGTGGTTTCTTCTCGGCAAAGCGATGTGATGCTGCGATTCCTTTGGATGTTTGGGTTGCACCAGAAGAAGTGGTTGCAGTCTGTCGAGCAATTTTGGAAGTATTTCGAGATCATGGTTTGCGTGCAAATCGGCAAAAAGCTCGCCTGATGTGGCTAATTGACGAAATGGGAATTGAGGTATTCCGCCAACAAGTAGAAACAAAAATCGGAAAATCTTTACTGCCAGCAGCAGCAAAAGATGAAATAGATTGGGAAAAACGCGATCATTTGGGAATATTTCCCCAAAAACAGCCAGGATTCAACTATGTTGGCTTACAGATTCCGGTAGGTAGACTCAACGCTGACAGTATGTTTGAATTAGCACGTTTAGCAGAAGTCTATGGTAGTGGTGAACTTCGCTTCACAGTAGAACAGAACGTAATTATACCGAATATTTCCAATGACAATTTAGCAATATTGACTACAGAGCCTCTACTGAATAAATTTAAAATAGTCCCTGAACCATTAATGCGATCGCTTGTTTCTTGCACAGGTGCACAATTCTGTAATTTTGCCCTAATAGAAACCAAAAATCGAGCTTTAGAGCTAATCAAAGCTTTAGAAGCAGAATTGGATTTTACCAATCCAGTTCGTATTCATTGGACAGGATGTCCCAACTCTTGCGGACAGCCCCAAGTCGCCGATATCGGTTTAATGGGTACCAAAGTCCGCAAAAACGGCAAGGCTGTGGAAGGAGTTGACATATATATGGGCGGAAAAGTCGGTAAAGAAGCCCGTTTGGGAACTTGTGTCACCAAAGGCATTGCTTGTGAAGACTTGCAGCCTGTATTGCACAACTTACTTATAGAACACTTTGGTGCGACACCCAAAAGTTAG
- a CDS encoding CmpA/NrtA family ABC transporter substrate-binding protein codes for MSNLSRRKFIITAGATAAGTLLVHGCSSNGSNVDNSSSTGGTTPSVAPVANGSKLETTKAKLGFIALTDSAPLIIAYEKGLFKKYGMTDVEVVKQTSWAATRDNLELGSEGGGIDGAHILSPMPYLMTAGAITKTKQPLPMYILARLNTNGQGISVSNKYKELNLGKDSSPLKQLITGGKKLTCAVTFPGGTHDLWMRSWLSAGGIDPEKDVEIIVIPPPQMVASMKSGKMDAFCVGEPWNGKLVQEQIGYTALVTGEMWKDHPEKALSMRSDWVDKNPQAATAILMAVQEAQIWCDQAENKDEMSKIISTGKYLKVDATAISDRSKGKIDYGTGRIEAASPVAMKFWENNTSFPYKSHDAWFIAENIRWGQLPADTDIKKLVDKVNREDLWKEAAKAINQTAAIPTSDSRGVEDILGVKFDPADTDAYLKSLTIKKA; via the coding sequence ATGAGCAACCTCTCCCGCAGAAAATTTATTATCACCGCAGGTGCAACCGCAGCAGGAACCCTCCTGGTACATGGCTGTTCCTCCAATGGTTCAAATGTAGATAACTCCAGTTCTACAGGTGGAACAACTCCTTCAGTAGCACCAGTGGCAAATGGTTCCAAGTTAGAAACCACCAAAGCCAAATTAGGATTTATAGCCCTCACCGACTCTGCACCCCTAATTATTGCCTACGAAAAGGGTTTATTTAAGAAATATGGTATGACCGATGTTGAGGTTGTGAAACAGACATCCTGGGCGGCAACCCGTGATAACCTGGAACTCGGTTCTGAAGGTGGTGGTATTGATGGAGCGCATATTCTCAGTCCCATGCCTTACTTAATGACAGCGGGAGCCATTACCAAAACTAAACAGCCCCTTCCAATGTATATTTTGGCACGTTTAAATACTAATGGTCAGGGGATATCAGTTTCTAATAAATACAAGGAACTCAATCTAGGTAAAGATAGTTCTCCACTCAAACAACTAATTACTGGTGGCAAAAAACTTACCTGTGCTGTGACATTTCCCGGTGGAACCCACGATTTATGGATGCGTTCCTGGTTATCAGCAGGAGGAATAGATCCTGAAAAAGATGTGGAAATCATCGTTATTCCCCCACCACAAATGGTTGCCAGCATGAAATCTGGAAAAATGGATGCATTCTGTGTTGGTGAACCTTGGAATGGTAAACTCGTTCAAGAACAAATTGGTTATACAGCACTGGTGACAGGGGAAATGTGGAAAGATCACCCTGAAAAAGCCCTATCAATGCGTTCAGATTGGGTAGATAAAAATCCTCAAGCCGCAACAGCAATATTGATGGCAGTACAGGAAGCACAAATATGGTGTGATCAAGCCGAAAATAAAGACGAAATGTCAAAAATCATTTCTACAGGTAAGTACCTAAAAGTAGACGCGACAGCAATAAGCGATCGCTCTAAGGGTAAAATCGACTATGGTACAGGTAGAATTGAAGCCGCAAGTCCTGTAGCAATGAAGTTCTGGGAAAACAACACCTCATTCCCCTACAAGAGTCATGATGCTTGGTTCATTGCCGAAAATATCCGCTGGGGTCAACTTCCCGCAGATACTGACATCAAGAAGCTAGTGGATAAAGTTAACCGCGAAGATCTTTGGAAAGAAGCAGCAAAAGCCATTAACCAAACTGCCGCAATCCCCACAAGTGACTCCAGGGGAGTAGAAGATATCTTGGGCGTGAAATTTGACCCCGCCGACACAGATGCTTATTTGAAGAGTTTGACAATCAAAAAAGCCTAA
- the ntrB gene encoding nitrate ABC transporter permease, whose product MALRIAGSTNKATQTSKLASQVTKQLQKAIPPLVAIFIFLVIWQILCSSPTAEFPSPLKIISDAKVQKYFLNPFLNDDDGKGLAFQLFASLQRVAYGYFFAATIGIALGVLTGTNKLMFEALDPIFQILRTVPPLAWLPIALSAVPSIGSVSKSEVAAIFVIFITSVWPIVINTTVGVQQIPQDYRNVARVLKLSGHKYFFKILFPAAVPYIFSGLRIGIGLAWLAIVAAEMVNAGSSDGAGGLGFFIWDAYNSGDLGQVVLALVYIGLVGLILDRLIGWVASLVVPAEQK is encoded by the coding sequence ATGGCACTAAGAATAGCTGGAAGCACGAATAAAGCTACTCAAACATCTAAGCTAGCTTCACAAGTTACTAAACAATTGCAAAAAGCAATTCCCCCTCTAGTTGCCATATTCATTTTTCTAGTTATTTGGCAAATACTTTGTTCTAGTCCCACTGCCGAGTTTCCTAGCCCTCTCAAAATTATTTCTGACGCGAAAGTTCAAAAATATTTTCTCAATCCCTTCCTCAATGATGATGACGGCAAAGGTTTAGCTTTTCAGTTATTTGCAAGTTTACAAAGGGTTGCTTATGGTTATTTCTTTGCGGCAACAATTGGTATTGCTTTGGGAGTTTTAACAGGGACAAACAAATTAATGTTTGAAGCCCTAGACCCAATTTTTCAAATTTTAAGAACAGTTCCTCCTTTAGCATGGTTGCCAATAGCTTTGTCGGCTGTCCCATCCATTGGAAGTGTTAGTAAAAGTGAAGTAGCAGCTATCTTCGTAATTTTTATTACTTCAGTTTGGCCCATCGTCATTAATACCACAGTTGGCGTGCAACAAATCCCCCAAGATTATCGCAACGTTGCCCGTGTACTCAAACTAAGTGGACACAAATATTTCTTCAAAATTCTCTTTCCTGCGGCTGTTCCCTATATTTTCAGTGGATTAAGAATTGGGATTGGTTTAGCTTGGTTGGCAATTGTTGCCGCTGAAATGGTGAATGCTGGTAGTAGCGATGGGGCTGGTGGATTAGGATTCTTTATTTGGGATGCTTACAATAGTGGTGATTTAGGTCAGGTAGTTTTAGCCTTAGTTTATATTGGTTTAGTTGGTTTAATCCTTGATAGATTAATTGGTTGGGTTGCGAGTTTAGTAGTTCCCGCAGAACAAAAATAG
- a CDS encoding nitrate ABC transporter ATP-binding protein (This model describes the ATP binding subunits of ATP-binding cassette (ABC) transporters for nitrate transport, or for bicarbonate transport, in bacteria and archaea.) has protein sequence MNTFVEIDHVDRTFNLPDGKTYIALKNIELKIQQGEFISLIGHSGCGKSTLLNIIAGLDRATIGGVTLEGKEVREPGPDRMVVFQNYSLLPWLSVRENIALAVDEVYKNQPKGERRGIVEHHIDLVGLRNAAHKLPNELSGGMKQRVSIARALAIRPKLLLLDEPFGALDALTRGSLQEQLMKICNENQLTCVMVTHDVDEALLLSDRVVMLTNGPEAHIGQILDVPLPRPRQRLEVVKHPSYYAMRNEIIYFLNQQKQAKKRTAAAKVSKSVVEYSTSRNGLEKVTLDLGFIPLNDAAPLIVAKEKGFFAKYGIEEVNLSREPSWKEIARGVGTGRLDAAQMVAGMPLALTLGAGGKTPVPIVSAITLSRNGNAITLSNKFYNRGVRTLADLKLALSEDSETSHTLGVVHPASMQNLMLRYWLASGGINPDGDVNLTVIPPVQMVTSLKAGTIDGYCAGEPWNSRTVSEGLGFVIATDLEIWSGHPEKVLGVREDWAEKHPNTHLALVKALLAACEYCDDQRHREEIVELMCRPEYLGIDPGFIRPGFIDPYNRGDGTEAKFLNKFNQFYVNKSNYPERSEMLWILTQLARWGLISFPKNWVDILERVCRTDVYGKAARELGFLDIGRDTPILMFDGKVFNASDPIEYLNSFEIKDKIQVEEAFI, from the coding sequence ATGAATACTTTTGTTGAAATTGACCATGTAGATCGCACTTTCAATTTACCTGATGGCAAAACTTATATTGCCCTTAAAAACATTGAATTAAAGATCCAACAAGGCGAGTTTATTTCTCTAATTGGTCACTCAGGTTGTGGTAAATCAACATTATTAAATATCATTGCTGGTTTAGATCGTGCCACAATTGGCGGTGTCACCTTAGAAGGAAAAGAAGTACGCGAACCTGGACCAGACAGAATGGTGGTGTTTCAAAACTATTCACTATTACCTTGGTTGTCGGTGCGGGAAAATATTGCTTTGGCTGTTGATGAAGTCTACAAAAATCAACCTAAAGGTGAACGTCGAGGTATTGTTGAACATCATATTGATTTAGTTGGTCTCCGCAATGCCGCACACAAACTACCAAATGAGTTATCGGGGGGAATGAAACAACGGGTTTCCATTGCGCGGGCTTTAGCTATTCGTCCCAAGTTATTATTACTTGATGAACCATTTGGCGCTTTGGATGCTTTAACCAGGGGTAGCTTGCAGGAACAACTGATGAAAATCTGCAATGAAAATCAGCTTACCTGTGTCATGGTGACACATGATGTAGATGAAGCTTTACTACTTAGCGATCGCGTTGTGATGCTAACCAATGGACCAGAGGCACATATTGGACAGATTTTGGATGTTCCCCTACCTCGTCCTCGTCAACGTTTGGAGGTTGTGAAGCATCCCAGTTACTATGCGATGCGAAATGAAATTATCTACTTTCTGAATCAGCAAAAACAAGCCAAAAAACGGACAGCAGCGGCTAAAGTCTCGAAATCAGTGGTGGAGTACAGTACATCACGCAATGGTTTAGAAAAGGTGACTCTCGACTTGGGTTTTATTCCCCTTAATGATGCTGCACCATTAATTGTTGCTAAGGAAAAAGGCTTTTTTGCAAAGTACGGGATAGAAGAAGTTAACTTGAGTCGGGAACCAAGTTGGAAAGAAATTGCTAGAGGTGTTGGTACAGGAAGACTAGATGCAGCCCAAATGGTGGCTGGGATGCCTTTGGCTTTAACTTTGGGTGCTGGTGGCAAAACTCCGGTGCCAATTGTGAGTGCAATTACCCTTTCTCGGAATGGTAACGCTATTACTTTGAGTAATAAGTTTTACAATCGAGGTGTCCGCACCCTTGCAGATTTGAAGCTGGCTTTGAGTGAAGATTCTGAAACTTCCCATACTTTGGGAGTTGTTCACCCAGCATCGATGCAAAACTTGATGTTGCGGTATTGGTTGGCATCTGGGGGAATTAATCCTGATGGGGATGTCAACTTAACAGTTATTCCACCTGTGCAAATGGTGACTAGTTTGAAAGCTGGTACCATTGATGGTTATTGTGCGGGGGAACCTTGGAATTCCCGTACTGTAAGTGAAGGATTGGGCTTTGTTATTGCTACTGATTTAGAAATTTGGTCAGGGCATCCCGAAAAGGTATTGGGTGTAAGGGAAGATTGGGCAGAAAAGCACCCAAATACACATTTGGCATTAGTGAAAGCACTGTTGGCAGCTTGTGAATACTGCGATGATCAACGCCATCGGGAAGAAATTGTTGAATTGATGTGTCGCCCAGAATACTTGGGTATTGATCCTGGATTTATTCGTCCTGGATTTATTGATCCTTATAATCGTGGTGACGGTACAGAAGCAAAATTCCTGAATAAGTTTAACCAGTTTTATGTAAATAAGAGTAATTACCCTGAACGTAGTGAAATGCTGTGGATTTTGACTCAGTTAGCCCGTTGGGGTTTGATTAGTTTTCCGAAAAACTGGGTGGATATTCTTGAACGGGTTTGTCGGACTGATGTCTATGGTAAAGCTGCCCGTGAATTGGGTTTCCTAGATATTGGACGCGACACACCGATTTTGATGTTTGATGGTAAGGTTTTCAACGCTTCTGATCCAATTGAATATCTAAATAGTTTTGAAATAAAGGATAAGATTCAAGTTGAAGAAGCGTTTATTTAG
- a CDS encoding nitrate ABC transporter ATP-binding protein (This model describes the ATP binding subunits of ATP-binding cassette (ABC) transporters for nitrate transport, or for bicarbonate transport, in bacteria and archaea.): MQITNSSINIQSMPVKNEPFLVIENLTKIYPSAKGPNVVLDGINLSVKEGEFICVIGHSGCGKSTLLNMVSGFNTPTEGEVRLQNQQITEPGPDRMMVFQNYCLLPWMSVFDNVYTAVDAVYPKKLEAEKRAIVKEHLEMVGLLEAADKKPGQISGGMKQRVAIARALSIRPQVLILDEPFGALDAITKEELQEELLKIWRDYQITVLMITHDIDEALFLADRLVMMTNGPAAKIGEILEMPFDRPRTADASIQGYRTKMMEDPAYYELRNYALDFLYNKFAQDDAAE, from the coding sequence ATGCAAATAACTAATTCCAGTATCAATATTCAATCCATGCCAGTTAAAAATGAGCCGTTTTTAGTAATTGAAAATCTAACTAAGATCTATCCTAGTGCTAAAGGTCCCAATGTTGTTTTAGACGGGATAAATTTATCAGTAAAGGAAGGAGAATTTATTTGTGTTATTGGTCATTCTGGCTGTGGCAAATCAACTTTACTAAATATGGTTTCGGGGTTTAATACTCCGACTGAGGGAGAAGTCAGGTTACAAAATCAACAGATTACCGAACCGGGACCAGACCGGATGATGGTGTTCCAAAATTATTGTTTGTTGCCGTGGATGTCGGTTTTTGATAATGTTTATACTGCGGTTGATGCGGTGTATCCGAAGAAGTTAGAAGCAGAAAAACGAGCAATTGTCAAAGAACATTTAGAGATGGTGGGATTGCTGGAAGCTGCCGATAAAAAACCTGGTCAAATTTCTGGGGGGATGAAGCAGCGGGTGGCGATTGCCAGGGCTTTATCTATTCGTCCCCAGGTTCTAATTTTGGATGAACCTTTTGGGGCTCTGGATGCGATTACTAAAGAGGAATTACAGGAAGAATTATTAAAAATTTGGCGTGATTATCAAATTACGGTGTTGATGATTACCCATGATATTGATGAGGCGTTATTTTTAGCTGATCGTTTGGTGATGATGACAAATGGTCCCGCTGCCAAGATTGGCGAAATTTTAGAGATGCCTTTTGATCGTCCACGTACTGCTGATGCGTCTATACAGGGCTATCGCACCAAAATGATGGAAGATCCAGCTTACTACGAGTTGCGGAACTATGCGCTGGACTTTTTGTATAACAAGTTTGCCCAGGATGATGCGGCAGAATAA